A single window of Flavobacterium sp. 140616W15 DNA harbors:
- the lipB gene encoding lipoyl(octanoyl) transferase LipB — protein sequence MNKKIQLQDLGQKDYKSTWEYQEELFAAIVDLKIKNRREELDLPTPNYFLFVEHPHVYTLGKSGDLSNLLLSEKQLEAKGATFYKINRGGDITYHGPGQIVGYPILDLENFFTDIHKYLRLLEESIILTLQEYGLECGRSEGETGVWLGVGTPFARKICALGVRASRWVTMHGFALNVNADLGYFDNIIPCGIRGKAVTSLQVELGVEKVDEAEVKAKILKHLTELFEAEFV from the coding sequence ATGAATAAAAAAATCCAACTTCAAGATTTAGGTCAAAAAGATTATAAATCTACTTGGGAATATCAAGAGGAATTATTTGCAGCTATTGTAGATTTAAAAATAAAAAATAGGAGGGAGGAACTTGATCTGCCAACTCCTAATTATTTTCTTTTTGTCGAACATCCACATGTATATACTTTGGGGAAAAGTGGTGATTTGAGTAACCTACTGTTGTCTGAAAAGCAACTGGAAGCCAAAGGAGCAACTTTTTACAAGATAAACCGTGGTGGCGATATTACGTATCATGGTCCAGGACAAATAGTAGGATATCCTATTCTGGATTTAGAAAATTTCTTTACCGATATTCATAAATACTTGCGATTACTTGAGGAGTCTATTATTCTTACTCTTCAGGAATACGGATTAGAATGTGGCCGAAGCGAAGGCGAAACGGGAGTTTGGTTAGGTGTAGGAACTCCGTTTGCCCGCAAGATTTGTGCGTTGGGAGTACGTGCTTCACGCTGGGTAACGATGCATGGTTTTGCCTTAAATGTAAATGCCGATTTAGGTTATTTTGACAATATTATTCCGTGTGGAATACGTGGTAAAGCCGTCACTTCACTTCAGGTAGAGCTTGGTGTAGAAAAAGTAGATGAAGCTGAAGTAAAAGCTAAAATCCTAAAACATCTGACAGAATTGTTCGAAGCCGAATTTGTTTAA
- a CDS encoding Crp/Fnr family transcriptional regulator, with translation MENRDKKSILNRLALPEKELEELLDISFYKVIQKGDCFINAGEIPRKFAFITKGLFRYVYIHENGNEFTKSIITENNFVSSYSAMIYNSPSYFFIEALEEVEILEINYENWLELKEKNPFWNIFLLKIIEKAFSVKEKRERELLLLDAEKRYEIFVTEFPDLENRISQQIIASYLGIQPESLSRIKRKYKGLT, from the coding sequence ATGGAGAATAGAGATAAAAAATCAATTTTAAATCGTTTAGCACTTCCTGAAAAAGAGCTAGAGGAGCTATTGGATATTTCTTTTTATAAAGTAATTCAGAAAGGAGATTGTTTTATTAATGCGGGAGAGATACCCCGAAAATTTGCTTTTATTACAAAAGGATTGTTTCGCTATGTTTATATTCATGAAAATGGGAATGAGTTTACAAAAAGTATTATAACAGAAAATAATTTTGTTAGTTCATATTCTGCGATGATTTATAATAGTCCATCCTATTTTTTTATTGAGGCTTTAGAAGAAGTTGAAATTTTAGAAATTAATTATGAAAATTGGTTAGAGTTAAAAGAGAAGAATCCATTTTGGAATATTTTTTTGCTGAAAATAATTGAAAAAGCCTTTTCTGTTAAAGAAAAAAGAGAACGAGAATTGTTGCTTTTGGATGCAGAAAAACGATATGAAATATTTGTAACAGAATTTCCAGATTTAGAAAATCGCATTTCACAACAAATTATAGCTTCATATTTAGGCATTCAGCCAGAATCATTAAGTAGGATTAAGAGAAAATATAAGGGCTTAACATAG
- a CDS encoding SDR family oxidoreductase, whose amino-acid sequence MVISNSTIVITGGSSGIGLEMCKQFIKNGNKVITCSRSLEKLKLAQEIVPDLIIYPCNIANEKECEEFIKWINDNHPEVNILINNAAIVTRTTFIEDDLILEKMDNEIATNFIAPIRLIKQFYPTLIKNSNPKIINVTTGLVYVPRGFYIFYNATKSALHSFTQVLRYQLNNKPIQIIEVLFPVVNTPWHNGNPPKIAISPEKAVAEMLREIALNRDEIRIGKVKILYLLSRIAPNFAFKKINSLN is encoded by the coding sequence ATGGTAATCTCAAATAGTACTATCGTTATTACTGGAGGCAGTTCTGGCATTGGATTAGAAATGTGTAAGCAGTTTATTAAAAATGGAAATAAGGTAATTACCTGTTCACGGTCTTTAGAAAAACTCAAACTAGCACAAGAAATAGTGCCAGATTTAATCATTTATCCCTGTAATATTGCAAACGAAAAAGAATGTGAGGAATTTATAAAATGGATAAATGATAATCATCCAGAAGTCAATATTTTAATCAATAATGCAGCAATTGTAACCAGAACTACTTTTATTGAAGATGATTTGATTCTGGAAAAGATGGATAATGAAATTGCTACTAATTTTATTGCTCCAATTCGTTTAATAAAACAGTTCTATCCTACATTAATTAAAAACTCTAATCCTAAGATTATAAATGTCACCACAGGATTGGTTTATGTTCCCAGAGGTTTTTATATTTTTTACAATGCCACAAAATCAGCATTGCATTCCTTTACGCAGGTCTTACGATATCAGCTTAACAATAAGCCCATACAAATTATTGAAGTGTTGTTTCCAGTTGTAAATACACCTTGGCATAACGGCAATCCTCCTAAAATTGCAATATCTCCAGAAAAAGCAGTAGCCGAAATGTTAAGAGAAATTGCTTTAAATAGAGATGAAATTAGAATAGGAAAGGTCAAGATTCTTTATTTACTTTCCAGAATTGCTCCCAATTTTGCGTTTAAGAAAATAAATAGTTTGAATTGA
- a CDS encoding proline dehydrogenase family protein, producing the protein MEKDLILLGANALRRAAMNNKAKEHILSNEILFRTLKKAADRYIGGETLEETILKVKTQNKEGFKCSMEFMGENTLTEIEANEATKEFIRIAQEIKNQKLDSTVSLDLSHIGLSISPDLCLNNLSSICQEAEKENIEVTISAENVEITDAIIDIYKTASQTYKNTSITLQAYLHRSQDDFKELIQENGRIRIVKGAFDTPPNLSIPRGAALDERYLYYIDQLLSKNHRCAIATHHDYIQKEVVSLLKKYKTSNDIYEFESLYGIQTEQLRNLKEQGYSTKLYFVYGKEWYLYLCNRIAEYPLNLFQALDDIVS; encoded by the coding sequence ATGGAAAAAGATTTAATACTACTTGGAGCCAATGCTTTAAGAAGAGCTGCCATGAATAACAAAGCGAAAGAGCATATACTCTCTAACGAAATATTATTCAGAACTTTAAAAAAAGCAGCAGACAGGTATATAGGCGGAGAAACATTAGAAGAAACAATTCTTAAGGTTAAAACACAAAACAAGGAAGGTTTTAAATGCTCTATGGAATTTATGGGTGAAAATACCCTAACCGAAATTGAAGCTAATGAAGCTACCAAAGAGTTTATTAGAATAGCACAAGAAATTAAAAACCAAAAGCTTGATTCGACTGTTTCTTTAGACTTATCTCATATTGGATTATCTATATCTCCAGATTTATGTTTAAATAATTTGAGCTCTATATGCCAAGAAGCTGAAAAAGAAAATATAGAAGTTACTATAAGTGCTGAAAACGTTGAAATAACAGACGCTATTATTGATATTTACAAAACAGCATCCCAGACCTACAAAAATACTTCAATTACGCTTCAGGCCTACTTACATAGATCTCAAGACGATTTTAAAGAATTGATTCAAGAAAACGGAAGAATACGCATTGTAAAAGGAGCTTTTGACACTCCTCCTAACCTTTCAATTCCAAGAGGTGCGGCATTAGATGAGCGCTATTTGTATTATATTGATCAGTTACTATCAAAAAATCATCGATGTGCAATTGCAACCCACCATGATTATATCCAGAAAGAAGTTGTGTCGTTACTTAAAAAATACAAAACGAGTAATGATATTTATGAATTCGAAAGCCTATACGGAATCCAAACAGAACAATTGAGAAACCTAAAAGAACAAGGGTATTCAACTAAACTATACTTTGTATATGGCAAAGAATGGTATTTGTATTTATGCAACAGAATAGCCGAATATCCTTTGAATTTATTTCAGGCATTGGATGATATCGTAAGCTAA
- a CDS encoding AraC family transcriptional regulator: MKITEIKSCHIGPEISPEQFVPEHIFLYLAAGEIEGYDGNEMHTIKSGDYCIVRKNHLAKYNKQKDNGQFEKVVVIFDEFFLTEFKKNHAITNVKSNSKNAFIILKKDVLVPNFVRSLMPYYNDGGVIDETFSKVKREELLLILLQTNPEISDVLFDQSIPEKLDLEAFIYRNYKFNVSLERLAYLTGRSLSSFKRDFKKIFNDTPNRWLMHKRLQEAHFQIEKERKKPSDIYLDLGFENISHFSFAFKKQFGYNPTSLIKGNL, translated from the coding sequence ATGAAAATTACCGAAATAAAATCCTGTCATATTGGCCCTGAAATCTCTCCAGAACAATTTGTTCCCGAACATATCTTCTTGTATCTGGCAGCTGGAGAAATTGAAGGTTATGACGGAAATGAAATGCACACCATTAAATCGGGAGATTACTGTATTGTAAGGAAAAATCATCTGGCTAAATACAACAAACAGAAAGATAATGGGCAATTTGAAAAAGTTGTAGTCATTTTTGATGAGTTTTTTTTGACTGAATTTAAAAAAAATCACGCCATTACAAACGTAAAATCGAACTCTAAGAATGCATTTATTATTCTTAAAAAAGATGTTCTAGTGCCAAATTTTGTGCGTTCGTTAATGCCGTATTACAATGATGGAGGTGTTATAGATGAAACCTTTTCGAAAGTAAAAAGAGAAGAGCTTTTATTAATATTACTACAAACCAATCCCGAAATTTCGGATGTTTTATTTGACCAAAGTATCCCCGAAAAATTAGATTTAGAAGCATTTATATACCGAAATTATAAGTTTAATGTGAGCCTCGAAAGACTAGCTTACCTAACTGGCAGAAGTCTATCTTCTTTTAAAAGAGATTTTAAAAAGATTTTTAATGACACTCCTAACCGTTGGTTAATGCATAAAAGACTGCAAGAAGCCCATTTTCAAATTGAAAAAGAAAGAAAAAAACCATCTGATATCTATCTCGATTTGGGCTTCGAGAACATTTCGCATTTTTCATTTGCTTTTAAAAAACAATTTGGATACAATCCTACAAGTCTGATAAAAGGAAATTTATAA
- a CDS encoding MBL fold metallo-hydrolase: MKRFLKITKRIMITVISIFAVLTLVTFLYMMHPKFGKAPEGNRLELIKNSKNYSDGKFQNTHDTPSLTKGYSFGGILYDQLFGNHPRREPVTSIPSVKTDLHHLSPDTDLLIWFGHSSYFMQIDGKRFLVDPVFSGNASPLPGTVTAFKGANDYTVDDLPTIDYLFISHDHYDHLDYETIIALKSKVKKVICGLGVGGHFERWGYPTAKIIEKDWNETFTLEDGFKVHTTPARHFSGRGFSKNNTLWLSYVLQTPNIKIYIGGDSGYDTHFAKIGEQFGPIDFAILENGQYNLAWEAIHMLPEQVLKAAQDLNAKRVFPVHSSKFKLAMHSWDEPLEKLSTLSKAAHLPLVTPMIGEVVNLNDSTQVFKEWWKDVN, from the coding sequence ATGAAACGATTTTTAAAAATCACAAAAAGAATTATGATAACAGTAATAAGCATTTTTGCCGTTTTAACCTTGGTTACTTTTTTATACATGATGCACCCAAAATTTGGTAAAGCACCTGAAGGTAATCGCTTAGAATTAATTAAAAATTCTAAAAATTATAGTGATGGGAAATTTCAAAATACCCATGACACACCAAGTCTTACAAAAGGATATAGTTTTGGTGGTATTCTTTATGACCAGCTATTTGGGAATCATCCTAGGCGAGAACCTGTTACATCCATTCCATCAGTAAAAACCGATTTGCATCACCTTTCGCCAGATACCGATCTATTAATTTGGTTTGGACATTCCTCTTATTTTATGCAAATAGACGGAAAACGTTTTCTCGTAGATCCTGTATTTAGCGGAAATGCTTCGCCTTTACCAGGAACTGTAACCGCATTTAAAGGAGCAAATGACTATACTGTAGATGATTTACCAACAATCGATTATTTATTCATTAGCCACGATCATTACGATCATCTTGATTATGAAACGATAATTGCTTTAAAATCGAAAGTAAAAAAAGTGATTTGTGGTCTTGGAGTTGGCGGACATTTTGAGCGTTGGGGATATCCTACTGCTAAAATAATCGAAAAAGACTGGAACGAAACCTTTACTCTCGAAGATGGTTTTAAAGTACATACCACTCCCGCCAGACATTTCTCAGGAAGAGGTTTCTCTAAAAACAATACACTATGGCTATCTTATGTTTTACAAACGCCAAATATCAAGATATACATTGGTGGCGATAGTGGTTACGATACCCATTTTGCTAAAATTGGCGAGCAATTCGGACCGATAGATTTTGCAATTCTAGAAAATGGACAATATAATCTGGCTTGGGAAGCCATTCATATGCTTCCTGAACAAGTGCTTAAAGCAGCACAAGATTTAAATGCTAAAAGAGTATTTCCTGTACATTCTTCAAAATTTAAACTAGCCATGCATTCTTGGGATGAGCCTTTAGAAAAACTATCAACACTTAGCAAAGCGGCTCATTTACCATTGGTAACTCCTATGATTGGAGAAGTTGTCAATTTAAATGATAGTACCCAAGTTTTTAAAGAATGGTGGAAAGATGTAAATTAG
- a CDS encoding DUF3861 domain-containing protein, whose translation MTKRANKYKLTLEQVSLMKEETPLSEPVSLEFENHDEIFKIIDIIKEKNLFENENQATEFAIGLKLFSEVMLKNRKHPLFEDFFPAFGEFMKKLKSQ comes from the coding sequence ATGACAAAACGAGCTAATAAATATAAACTTACTTTAGAACAGGTTTCTCTAATGAAAGAAGAAACTCCTTTATCTGAACCTGTATCATTAGAATTTGAAAATCACGATGAAATTTTTAAAATTATAGATATAATAAAAGAGAAGAATCTTTTTGAGAATGAAAATCAAGCTACAGAATTTGCTATTGGATTAAAACTGTTTAGCGAAGTTATGCTTAAGAATAGAAAGCATCCGCTTTTTGAGGATTTTTTTCCTGCATTTGGAGAATTCATGAAAAAACTAAAAAGCCAATAA
- a CDS encoding bifunctional helix-turn-helix transcriptional regulator/GNAT family N-acetyltransferase has protein sequence MKFFNKVGKMALGSRLRLMSTMITDDAAKIYELHGIDFIPKWFPVFYLLSEEKEITITEIANEIGHSQPSVSKIVQEMIAVGLIQENVKTTDKRKNVIVLTEQGLLVFNKLKLQCVDVEAAVEDLIGDSNHNLWAALEEWEFLLGQKSLFKRVNEQKKLRESRAVQIVEYNDEYQSVFRALNEEWISSYFKMEAADYKALDNPKEYILDNGGKIFVALYENEPVGVCALIKMDDPDYDFELAKMAVSNKCQGKNIGWLLGQAVTNAAKELGASKIYLESNTILKPAINLYHKLGFSKVVGRPTPYERCNIQMELQLK, from the coding sequence ATGAAGTTTTTTAATAAAGTAGGCAAGATGGCTTTAGGGAGCCGATTGCGTTTAATGAGTACAATGATAACTGATGATGCGGCTAAGATTTATGAGCTTCATGGCATAGATTTTATTCCGAAATGGTTTCCTGTATTTTATTTGCTCTCTGAAGAAAAGGAAATTACTATCACCGAAATAGCCAATGAGATAGGTCATTCACAGCCCTCTGTTAGTAAAATTGTTCAGGAAATGATTGCGGTGGGATTGATTCAGGAAAACGTAAAAACGACCGATAAACGTAAGAATGTTATTGTTTTAACAGAGCAGGGTTTGTTAGTTTTTAATAAACTTAAATTACAATGTGTTGATGTTGAAGCTGCAGTAGAAGATCTTATAGGGGATTCCAATCATAATTTATGGGCAGCTCTGGAAGAATGGGAGTTTTTGCTTGGGCAGAAATCGTTATTTAAGAGAGTCAACGAACAAAAGAAACTGCGTGAGAGTAGAGCAGTGCAGATTGTGGAGTATAATGACGAGTATCAGTCGGTATTTAGAGCACTTAATGAAGAATGGATTTCTTCTTATTTTAAAATGGAAGCAGCAGATTATAAGGCTTTGGATAACCCAAAAGAATATATTCTGGACAATGGAGGTAAGATATTTGTAGCACTTTATGAAAATGAACCAGTAGGTGTTTGTGCCTTGATAAAAATGGATGATCCGGATTATGATTTCGAATTGGCAAAAATGGCTGTTTCGAATAAGTGTCAGGGAAAAAATATTGGTTGGTTACTTGGTCAGGCAGTTACAAATGCGGCAAAAGAGCTAGGAGCATCCAAAATTTATTTGGAAAGTAATACTATTTTAAAACCTGCAATTAATCTCTACCACAAGTTAGGATTTAGCAAAGTTGTAGGGCGCCCGACTCCTTATGAACGTTGTAATATCCAAATGGAACTTCAGTTAAAGTAA
- a CDS encoding ketopantoate reductase family protein, translating into MGLIAENESGLHQVLYIIGNGVIAKALAVALTINGRKVIILRGSIDDQSVHTENIEVETDGNILNAEITISSISNYESVNGIILLTNKSFGNAALAEKLKDKVKTSPIVFLQNGLHIENSFVEKGFTSLYRCVLLATSQLESKNRVRFKLVAPSPVGIIQGSDEVLQSIVNILNTSLFTFRSEDDIQTVIWKKVISNCVFNSICPLLEVDNGIFHRNEVALKIAKTVILECLTVAKQYGIELTMDEVLQNIIAISKMSDGQKISTYQDILNKRETEIDTLNFAVVKAALTRGIEAVPVTVLLGEMIKVKSDLSRN; encoded by the coding sequence ATGGGACTAATAGCAGAAAATGAATCTGGTTTGCATCAGGTTTTATACATCATTGGCAATGGTGTTATCGCAAAAGCTTTGGCAGTTGCTTTGACTATCAATGGAAGAAAAGTAATAATTCTGAGAGGAAGTATTGACGATCAATCGGTTCACACGGAGAATATCGAAGTAGAAACAGATGGTAATATACTGAATGCCGAGATTACAATTAGTTCAATAAGTAATTATGAATCGGTTAATGGAATTATTTTATTAACGAACAAATCATTCGGAAATGCTGCGCTTGCAGAAAAGCTTAAGGATAAAGTTAAGACTTCGCCAATTGTATTTCTTCAAAATGGACTGCATATCGAAAATAGTTTTGTAGAAAAAGGCTTTACTTCTCTTTACAGATGTGTGTTATTAGCAACAAGCCAATTAGAGTCCAAAAACAGAGTGAGGTTTAAACTTGTTGCTCCATCGCCAGTTGGTATTATCCAGGGATCAGATGAGGTGTTGCAAAGTATAGTAAATATACTCAACACATCGCTTTTTACATTCCGCAGTGAGGATGATATTCAGACCGTAATTTGGAAAAAAGTAATTAGTAATTGTGTTTTTAATTCTATTTGCCCTTTACTAGAAGTCGATAATGGCATTTTCCATCGCAATGAAGTGGCTTTAAAAATTGCAAAAACAGTTATTCTTGAGTGTCTAACGGTTGCGAAGCAATATGGTATTGAACTAACTATGGATGAAGTATTGCAAAATATTATTGCTATAAGCAAAATGTCTGATGGGCAAAAAATATCAACATATCAGGACATACTCAATAAACGGGAAACGGAGATTGATACGCTAAATTTTGCTGTTGTCAAAGCTGCTTTAACAAGAGGTATTGAAGCAGTTCCTGTTACTGTTTTATTAGGTGAAATGATAAAGGTGAAGTCTGATTTATCAAGGAATTAG
- a CDS encoding ribonuclease HII, which translates to MLQLNFSGYNLESGTDEAGRGCLAGPVTAAAVILPSNFENKTLNDSKQLSEKARENLKPVIEEQAISFAITHLHPNEIDEINILNASMKGMQECILKLTQIPEFIIVDGNRMLNAKLGLKNTTGKQFTQEEIELLKSIPNQSIIKGDAKFLSIAAASVLAKTYRDEYMNKIHEEFPMYNWKKNKGYPTKEHREAIKKYGPTKYHRMSFRLLPDQLELIF; encoded by the coding sequence ATGCTTCAACTCAATTTTTCAGGATATAATTTAGAATCGGGAACCGACGAAGCTGGTCGTGGCTGTCTTGCTGGACCTGTAACGGCAGCAGCAGTAATTTTGCCGTCAAATTTTGAGAATAAAACACTAAACGATAGCAAGCAATTATCCGAAAAAGCGAGAGAAAATCTTAAACCCGTAATTGAAGAACAAGCGATTTCCTTTGCCATTACCCATTTGCATCCTAATGAAATTGATGAAATTAACATCCTGAATGCTTCAATGAAAGGAATGCAGGAATGTATCTTGAAATTAACCCAAATTCCTGAATTTATTATTGTGGATGGTAACAGAATGCTGAATGCAAAATTGGGATTAAAGAATACTACTGGGAAACAATTCACACAAGAAGAAATTGAATTATTAAAATCTATACCTAACCAGAGTATTATAAAAGGAGATGCAAAATTTTTGAGCATAGCAGCGGCATCTGTTCTCGCCAAAACCTATCGCGACGAATATATGAACAAGATTCACGAAGAGTTCCCGATGTACAATTGGAAAAAAAATAAAGGATACCCAACTAAGGAGCATCGTGAAGCAATAAAAAAATATGGCCCCACTAAGTACCATCGAATGTCTTTTAGATTATTGCCTGACCAATTGGAGTTGATATTTTAG